The nucleotide window AAACCTGTATCAGGTGCGGAAAATGTACAGAATCATGTGTAGTAACCAGATACTTTGATAAGCTCGTACCGGATCTGAATCAAAAGTTAAAGTTGTGATTCACGAGAAGACTGAACTTCCAATCTCTGTGATATTTTTAAATAGTTCCTAAATATATTTAGATATTGCATTTCCTAATTAGGTTTGGATCTCACACTTTTATTATATTTCCATAAACTTGACTTAAACCTGTATATCTAATTTAAATCCGTATAGTTGATTTAAACCTGCATATTTGATTCTAAAACCCGTATAATTGATTTAAATCCGTACATTTGACTTCAAATCGTATGTTTGACTTAACCCTGTATTAATTCATCCATTTAAACGGAAACTAAAAAATGAGATTGAGCCAAAATCCTGATGGAGTAAGCCAAATCATAGCCAACCGCTGGAAAATTGGGGCGGCCCTGGCGGTAGCGCTGCTTCTGTACTTTTCGTTTCTTATTCTGCTGCCCTTTGCAGATGGAATCGTACTGGGCATAGTCTTTGCTTACATTGCCAGGCCTATCCGGGTAAAATTCAAAAAACACAGAAAAATAGGAGCTCTTGTTGCCAGTATGTGCATATTCATCCCTATAGTATTCATTGTAGGAGCAGGCATTGTTGAAATCCTTAACCAGATCTCCTGGGTTATCGAACATCAAACAGCAGTTGCGGCAGCAATTCTAAATTTCATAAACTCCCTCAACATTCCGGAAAAAATAATAGAAGGCATTAATTCCGCCATCTGGGACCTCTTTACCTCGCTGCTCCCTGCAGTAGGCAGCATAGGGCTCCTTTCATATGCTCAGAGTATCGGTCTATTTTTCATCAATTTTGTTATCTCGATCATTTTCTGCTACTTTATACTCGCTGACGGAGATCGGCTTTACTGCGCATTTCTTGGTGTGGTCCCAAAGGAATACAAAGGAGTTATAAACCGTTACGCACATCATCTTGATATCATCCTTAAAGGCGTTTTCATAGGCAATGCCTACGCTGCTTTAATAGTAAGCGTAACCTCGGTTTTTGTTTTCTATGCTTTTGGGTTTCCCCATGTGCTTGCCCTGGCAACTCTTATCTTCATAGCTTCGATAATTCCTCTTTTTGCCGGGTACATGGTGCTGTTGCCTTTAGCTTTAATGCGGTACCTTGAGTTCGGGTTTAAAAGCGCAGCAACTTTCTTTATAGTATCCTCACTCATTATCTACGGCCCCCCTGAACTGATTCTCAGGCCCTACCTGACCAGCTTGCAATCCAAAATTCACCCTATGCTGCTTATGCTTGCCTTTCTGGGAGGAGCTTTTGTCGGAGGGATTGCAGGATTTTTTGCAGCCCCTATTCTTCTTGGGGCATTGGTTGCGGCTTACAGGGTTTATCAGGAGCACAGCCATCCCGAATTTGTTGATACCTGCGCAGACCTCAAGAATCAGGGACATCCCCATAAGGCTGGTTCGGAAAAGTAGTTACCGGAGTTCTCAGAAAATGTACGGAAAAACATCACATATCCTGGAAAACTCCAGGATATGCCCAAAAGTATCAATCGAAAGGGATTATTTTATATCGTTGAAGGATATTAGGACTGTCATATATTCTTCTTTACCTCTTTAATCAAGATCTACTGACGGTACAGACCTAGGTCAATCTTATATAAATCAACTATTTGATTCAAACGAAACCGATTCGGATAAGTTCAAAACCGAAGATAGTTCGGGAGAAATTAAAGACCGAAGCTAATTCGGAAAAAACTCAAAACGAAGTAAATTCGGAACAAATTCCACACCGAAATGGATTCGGAACAAATCCACACCGAAATAAATTCGGAACAAATTCCACACCGAAGATAACCGAACACAGGTGATAGAATGCAATTATTGCTCATTCACTCTGATTATATTGAATACGAAACCAAAAAACAAACTCCAGTTGCTGAAAAAATTGAAGAGTCCTTAAAGTCCGGAAGGCTTGAGGAAGCACTTACCGCTTTTATGGCTGTTGAAAGTGTAGATGAGGCAAATCCTGAGGGAACTATAGAAAAGACGGTTTCCGAAATTGAAAAGGTAGCTACCCAGGTCAAAACCAACCGTATAATGCTCTATCCTTACGCTCATTTAAGTTCTGACCTTTCTTCTCCGAAAGTTGCAGTACAGGTACTAAAAGGCATAGAGACCGCACTCTCAGGTAAATACGAGGTTAAACGTGCTCCTTTCGGGTGGTATAAGGCTTTTAGTATCAGCTGTAAAGGGCATCCTCTTTCCGAACTCTCAAGGAGCATACGTCCAGAAGAAATTGTAAAAGCAGCAGGCAAAGTCGAGATATGTGGGGAAAAAGAAGTAGTTTCCGAGGCTCTCAAAGCCGAAAGTACGGCAAAGTCCTACTGGCGTATCCTTACCCCTGATGGAGAGCTTCACGAAATAGAGAATTTCGATCTTACGCCTTACCCCAAACTTCAGCAGTTTGTAGACTATGAAATTTCCAAGAGTAGAGCTGTTGAGCGTGCTCCTCCTCATGTGGAGCTTATGCGCAGACTTGAGCTTGCAGATTACGAACCAGGGTCGGACTCAGGAAATATGCGGTATTACCCTAAAGGGAGGCTTGTAAAATCTCTCCTTGAAAATTATGTACTTGATGTCGCAACCGACTTCGGGGCAATGGAAGTCGAAACTCCTATCATGTATGATATGAACCACCCTACCCTGAAGAAATATCTGGACAGGTTCCCTGCAAGACAGTACTCCATTGAGTCAGACAAACGGCAGATGTTCCTGCGTTTTGCAGCCTGTTTCGGGCAGTTCCTCATAAACCACGACATGACGATTTCCTACAGGAACCTGCCTCTTCGGATGATCGAAATGACCCGCTACAGCTTCAGAAAGGAACAGCGGGGTGAACTTGTGGGCTTGAGAAGACTCAGGGCCTTTACTATGCCTGATATGCACAGCCTTTGCGCAGACATGGACCAGGCTGTAGACCAGTTCAAAAAGCAGTACGACCTCTGCATAGATGTGCTTGAGAACATAGGAATCCACATTAAGGATTATGAGGTGGCCATCCGCTTTACCAGAGACTTTTACGAGTCGAATAAAGAGCTTATAGTCAATATGGCAAGGACTGTTGACAAACCCGTGCTTGTTGAGATGTGGGACACCCGTTTCTTCTACTTCGTACTCAAGTTCGAGTTTAACTTCGTAGATGCTCTTGCTAAGGCAAGTGCACTTTCCACGGTCCAGATTGACGTAGAAAACGCCGAAAGATATGATATTTCATATGTAAATCCAGATGGCAAACTGGAAAGGCCTACCGTACTTCACTGCTCTCCAAGCGGGGCAATCGAACGCTGCATTTATGCCCTTCTCGAAAAAGCTGCAATGGAAACCGAAGAAGGAAAGGTTCCTATGCTGCCTGTGTGGCTTTCACCTACCCAGGTCAGGATTGTACCGGTCTCAGAAAAACACGTCGCTTTTGCCGAAGAGGTTGCCCAGAAGCTTGACTGCAGGGTTGATATCGATGACCGTGACCTGTCAATAGGAAAGAAAGTTAGGGAAGCAGGCAGGGAATGGGTCCCTTATGTGGTGGTCATTGGAGATAAAGAAATCGAGGATGGCACTATTAATGTAACAATTAGAGCCGAATCCGGACAGAACAAACCTACAAAAGTTCAAATTACTCCGGAAGAGCTTAATTCCCGGATTAAAGGCGAAATTGCAGGAAAACCGTACAGGAAATTGGCACTGGCAAAATACCTTTCTGTAAGGCCAAAGTTCTTCTAAACAATTTAAAATTTTCTGAATTCTTTCAAATAAGTTTTTCAGAAACCGCCAGAGGAAACAAAAATTTTTGTAAAATTTTTTGTTTATCTGTTTCTTCTGGCTTTTTAGCATAACTTATATATTGACGTAATCCTTATTATTGAAAGAGGATTCCTTTTAAATAAAAGCAGTTCTAGGTTTGTTCTTCTCCGTTTCTGGACGAAAAGATTCCGATTTGACCATTTTGGAAATTTTTGCTAAATGGAATTTTTACTAATTCATTTGTAAGTTATGGGGAGTTACTTCTTATTGAATTTACAATTAAGCACAATATTTCCTGTTTCATGATTATACAAGTTTCCCAGAAACCCTTTACAAGGCACTTTCTGGTTTTGATATCAAATTTTTACATTGACAAGTGTAAGGACAGCATAACTAATGACAATTTCAAATGAAATCGCAGTCGGTATGGAAACCGTCGAGCTTGAGCCCTTGAGGGAAGATAAAAAGAAAATTTTTGAGGATATTGTAAAATATCTTGAAGATAATCAGAGAGGCTATATCAAGGTTCCTACAGGCTGGGGTAAAACCTTTCTTTCGAAACATATAATGAAAAAGTACTATGACGAAGGAAAACTCGTGCTTTTCCTTGTCTCGAAAAATAACCCTCTCCTTAGCCAGACCTATTATGACAGGAAGAAAGACAGGCCTCTATTTCCCAACAGTGCACTTCTCTCATCCGAGCAGAAAGTGGACCGCAAAGAACTCGCTGAAACTTTGAGAGTTTTTGAGCAGAGAAAAGATAAAGGGTTTGTGCTTTTTGCCTCACTTCAGACCATACTTGGAAAGCAGAGCTCTGAGATCAAGAACCTTATTATTGAGCTTGCCGACCTTACAATCGTAGATGAAATTCATAATTTCATAAACAACAGAGGAAACGACTTTCTTAATGAGTTAGGGGAAAGGACAAAAATCCTGGGAATGACTGCAACCCCTTTTCAGGGAGTTGTCGGAAATGTCAAGTTCGTGGATGAGATTGCAGGGGATATGAGGGAGGTTTACGCAAAAACACTTCCTGAATGTATTCTGGACAACGAACTTGCCCCCCTCAAGTATACGATTGCCGAGAGTTCGCAGGATATCTTTGAGATATTTGATTTTGAAAAAGGGCTTGATGAGCTTGATAAACAGGACCTTTTCCTTGACTGCAGCACTCCAGATAGGTTGAAAAAAGTAATTCGAAGAACTCAGCTTGCAAAAGACGTGTACGATTCTATGATAAAAGACAAACACGCAAAAACGCTTGTCTTTTGCGCCCCTGTACGGAAACGTGTTTACGGCGTGGGAGCTGAAGAGGAGGAAATTAATGCTTTCCATGCAAAGCTTACCTCCTCGGTCTTCAACGGAGAAATTTCAATCCCGGAATCCGAAAAAGATTCTGAACCCGTCCTGCCCTTAAACTTTGAGAATTATACCCCTGACGGCGAGTTCCAAGATACGGTTTTTATAAGCTCGGAGCTGCCCAAAAATGAACAAAACGCCATTCTTGCAGCTTTCAGGGAAATAGGAAAGCCCCCTTATGTGCTGTGCACCGTAGGCATGCTGATTGAAGGGTTTGATTTTCCCGGACTTGAAGCCCTTGTTTTGCTGCGCCCTACCCTGAGTATGCGGCTCTTTGAGCAGCAGGTCGGAAGGGTAACAAGGCTTTCTCCAGTCTCAGGAAAGCAACAGGGCAATGTCTTCGAGATTTCGGACAGTATTGACTCTCTCTACCAGCGTTTTGGGGAAGGCGTTTTTTCAGGGGAAAAGGTTGACCAGGTGCAGATGCTCCAGCCCGAGATCCGCCTTGAAGAACTTTTCTCAGAAGGAGATGCAGCCAGGGCAATCGAAGAAGGAAAGATCGAGATTAAGAAAATAGAACTTGGACCTCAAGGAAAAGGGAAAGGAAAAAGAAGAAGGGTTCAGGAAATCCCTGTAAGGCTCCCTCCCACATCCATCAGGGCAAAGTACTTTTCGCGCCTGCTAGCACTGACCGAGGAAAAAGACATAGGAGCTTTTGAACGAGAAAAGCGTGAACTCATGCGGGCTACCCTGAGATTCCGGGTAAGGGAACTCAGGGATGCAGAAGAGCTTGCAGAGCTTGCAGGCAATATTAATAAGCTCAAACGGGAAGCCTATGAAGACCACAGGCTAGGGGATGTTTCAAGGCAGCACAAACCCAAGGTTTTCGGGGAAGTTGAGTGGCTGCTGAAACTTCAGGCCCTGAACTCCCTCAAGTATAACGGTGGACACCTTTCTATGCCCGAGAAAAACCGGATTTTAAAAACTCTGGGTTTCGAGCCAGATTTCCGGAAGATAGACAATCTCAGGTTTAAATGCCTGAAACTGGGCTCAGCCCAGAAGACAATTCCTGAGCTTGTAAAAGTTCTCGGCTTCGTAAGTCGTCTCTCATCTTCGGAAACCTACCAGTTTCTCGACAAGAAGAAAAAAGAGCACTGGAAAAGAGAGTTCCTGCCTGCAGTCTACTGGGGTTTCTGCTTTATAGATGATTCTCCTGAATTGAAGGAGCTTTTCGAGTCTACGGAATGGGACAGACGGGTTAAAAATATCATTCGACAGAAGTAATTTCGTAAAAAAGAATTTTGGGAGGAAATCTTACTATTCTCCCATTTTGTAACTGTAGATTTTTATATTTTATAACTATCAATAGCAATTCGATACATTATTTTACTCTAAATACACCGCAGTTCCTCTTCCATGATCAGTATACTGTTCGCCTTCGATTGTATTATTTCTACTGTCGGGGGTGTAAAACACTTTAATTTCTTTATTCATATCTGCAGTTTCTTTATTCAAACCTACAGTGTTGCCTTTAATTATATTATTTTGAGAATTCCCAAGTGTGATTGAAAACGTGTATGGGTGCATCTCAATATTATTGTTCAGGAGTTTGTTACCATTCGAGTTCTGAAGGCTGATACTGAAATAATTATGTGAAACTCTGTTTTTGCCTAACTCATTGTCTGAAGAATTGGTTAAATTTACACCCTTCCAACTATTTGAAATATAATTACTTATTAGTTTATTACTGTTGGAGTTCTCAAGATTAATCCCGTTTACATCTACCTTTAGCTCATTATTGGATATATTATTATTTTTTAACCAATTATTGTTTGAATTTTTGAGACATACGGCATACACACTGTTTGAGTTTACAACATTGAAATTCAATTCGTTTTCAGTGGAATTCTCAATATAAATTCCGTAATGTGAGCTGTTATTTGCCTCATTATTTTCCAGAGTATTTTTGCTAGAGTTTCTGAGATAAATTCCAAATTCATTCTGAAACACTGTGTTATTTCTAATTACGATATCACTGGAACTTTTCAGGAAGGCTCCATATTTATTATAAACCAATGTATTTCCAGTTATACTGCTATTAGACCCAGTATAATAAATACCGGCTTTGCTCCTTGATCCTGTAATATTGAATCCACTAATTGTTACGTTGTTCGCAGTTATGTGGAATACATCTTTTTCCGGATTTGCAGCTTGAATCACAGTATCCGCAGATTTGCCTTGTTTCGATACTATAGATAAAGGCTTATCTACAACCAAATTTTCCTGATATAATCCTGGGTAAACCAAAATAGTGTCACAAGAATTAACACTGTTGATTTTTTGTTGTATTGAATCTCCAGGGTAAACAATAACAGTGTCACCAGAACGAGCATTGCTGACTTTCTTTTGTATTAAATCTCCAGAGTGTACGTTGGCATTAGTTGAGTTATTACTAAGATTGCCAGGGATATTGTCGGGATATTTTCCATTATTTTCTGAATAGAAAATAAATATTGTTGAAATGGCAAAAACAAACAATAAAAAAACTATTTTTGTATCTATTTTCGTGAGTGGCATATCCATTTCTTCGCATAACCTATACTCTTTATAAGTTATTTAATCTCTTAAAAATTTTACGTCTTAACTACCAAAAATGCAGAAGAAGCTATTACTTTGAATCAAACTTAATTCTCATGACTCTGGAAACCATATTCCAATTAACAGGATTATATAAGTGCCTCCGCCAGCTTGTCTGGCGGCCCTGCACAAAAATAGAAGGAAGAGGACAGCAGTAGAGAGAAAAAAGACTTGAAAAGTAGTAAAATAATAAACAAACACTAAATTTTTCATATTTTGTCTGCAAATGTCACTAATAAGTAACATAAACTCTTAATTTACACATTTATTTAAAGACCTCTATCATGTGTTGTTTCTTTTAGAATTGAATGCGAGCAATATAACAATAATGTACTAAAATATACTAAAGTTTGAGGACGTCAGATAAAAATATTAATTTGAAAGACTTACAACTCTCAAAAGTCCATTCATATAGTCTCGTGACCTGATGTATCTTTGCCATCATAATATCCCACCAGAACGGATAACTGAACCTGGATTCTTGTAACTTTCTAATTATGGTATTTCTAGCTTTTAGAAAAGTTTTAAACAGATAACAATTTATAAAAAATCAAATACTGATAGTGAGATGACGACTATGTTCCGTGAAATATCTGACCTTATGAAGGAACGAATGAATTACCTTGAACTTATCGATAAAGAAGATAGAATTAATGGAACACCGAAATCACAAAGGCTAAGACAGATCCCACCTGAAACCGGTAAGTTTATTGCACTCATGCTAGCCGCTTCCCCGGACGGGATAGCTATGGAGATAGGTACAAGTGCAGGTTATTCATCCATGTGGCTTGCACTCGCTTGTAGAGAAACAAATCGTAAGTTAATCACTTTCGAAATACTGGAAGAGAAAGTGAAACTGGCATGTGAAACCTTTTCAAAAGCCGGACTGGAGGACATCGTAGAACTCGTACATGGAGATGCTAGATATTTAATAAACAAGTACTCCGGGATATCCTTTTGTTTCTTAGATTGCGATAAGGATTATTATCTTGACTGCTATGAGGCAATCATACCTAAAATGGTTAGAGGTGGCATATTGATAGCTGACAATGCAATTAGTCATGCTGATACGCTCAAGCCATTTCTTGACTATGTGTATAATGACCCCCGAGTCGATGCATTACTTATTCCACTTAAAAATGGTGAGCTGGTTTGTCGGAAAAAATGAGTTTACCTAAGATAATGAGCAGTCTATAATATACTAGAAGCCAATCAGAGTACTGTAAATCCTGTACTTTTTTCTCTTCTTTTTTCTCTTCTTTTTTCTCTTCGTCTGCAAGGCCGCTCTCCTTCGTCGAGCGTACAAGAACGGTTTAGTATAATGATAAGGTTGTATGGGTCAAGAATACTTGTAATAAAAGCTTCTCATAAAGAATGGTACAAAGAATATTACATACAGCAGGCTCGTCGGCGGTATTAACAAATAATATATGACGAGGTGCGATATGAAAATCATAAAATGCAAGTACAATTGGGATGACGGAACTGTCGATGTTTTCTTTTCAGACAGGACAAAGCTGTCCCTGATCTGCAAAGAAATTGAAGCCGAGATTGACGGCAGTATTGCTGCAATAGGATGGCTGGAAGCTTTAAAAATCGGGCATCCGCTTGAATATGCTCAGATGGTTCTGAACGGCGTAATGCAAGAATACTGCCGAAGCATTGACCGAAGCGAGGCTTCAAGCGAGGATATACTATTTTATCAGTATAAAAAGCGGTATCCTGATATGAGCGATTCGCAAATTCAAAGCCTTGTTCGTGAAGCTCAAATGTATAATGAATAATGAGCCCCCTCATTGATTTTTCCCGTCAATGAGGGAGCTCATTATTATCTTACAGGTTCTTGTTTTATTAGCCGGAA belongs to Methanosarcina barkeri 3 and includes:
- a CDS encoding DUF6061 family protein, with protein sequence MKIIKCKYNWDDGTVDVFFSDRTKLSLICKEIEAEIDGSIAAIGWLEALKIGHPLEYAQMVLNGVMQEYCRSIDRSEASSEDILFYQYKKRYPDMSDSQIQSLVREAQMYNE
- a CDS encoding DEAD/DEAH box helicase, encoding MTISNEIAVGMETVELEPLREDKKKIFEDIVKYLEDNQRGYIKVPTGWGKTFLSKHIMKKYYDEGKLVLFLVSKNNPLLSQTYYDRKKDRPLFPNSALLSSEQKVDRKELAETLRVFEQRKDKGFVLFASLQTILGKQSSEIKNLIIELADLTIVDEIHNFINNRGNDFLNELGERTKILGMTATPFQGVVGNVKFVDEIAGDMREVYAKTLPECILDNELAPLKYTIAESSQDIFEIFDFEKGLDELDKQDLFLDCSTPDRLKKVIRRTQLAKDVYDSMIKDKHAKTLVFCAPVRKRVYGVGAEEEEINAFHAKLTSSVFNGEISIPESEKDSEPVLPLNFENYTPDGEFQDTVFISSELPKNEQNAILAAFREIGKPPYVLCTVGMLIEGFDFPGLEALVLLRPTLSMRLFEQQVGRVTRLSPVSGKQQGNVFEISDSIDSLYQRFGEGVFSGEKVDQVQMLQPEIRLEELFSEGDAARAIEEGKIEIKKIELGPQGKGKGKRRRVQEIPVRLPPTSIRAKYFSRLLALTEEKDIGAFEREKRELMRATLRFRVRELRDAEELAELAGNINKLKREAYEDHRLGDVSRQHKPKVFGEVEWLLKLQALNSLKYNGGHLSMPEKNRILKTLGFEPDFRKIDNLRFKCLKLGSAQKTIPELVKVLGFVSRLSSSETYQFLDKKKKEHWKREFLPAVYWGFCFIDDSPELKELFESTEWDRRVKNIIRQK
- a CDS encoding AI-2E family transporter, with amino-acid sequence MRLSQNPDGVSQIIANRWKIGAALAVALLLYFSFLILLPFADGIVLGIVFAYIARPIRVKFKKHRKIGALVASMCIFIPIVFIVGAGIVEILNQISWVIEHQTAVAAAILNFINSLNIPEKIIEGINSAIWDLFTSLLPAVGSIGLLSYAQSIGLFFINFVISIIFCYFILADGDRLYCAFLGVVPKEYKGVINRYAHHLDIILKGVFIGNAYAALIVSVTSVFVFYAFGFPHVLALATLIFIASIIPLFAGYMVLLPLALMRYLEFGFKSAATFFIVSSLIIYGPPELILRPYLTSLQSKIHPMLLMLAFLGGAFVGGIAGFFAAPILLGALVAAYRVYQEHSHPEFVDTCADLKNQGHPHKAGSEK
- a CDS encoding threonine--tRNA ligase; this translates as MQLLLIHSDYIEYETKKQTPVAEKIEESLKSGRLEEALTAFMAVESVDEANPEGTIEKTVSEIEKVATQVKTNRIMLYPYAHLSSDLSSPKVAVQVLKGIETALSGKYEVKRAPFGWYKAFSISCKGHPLSELSRSIRPEEIVKAAGKVEICGEKEVVSEALKAESTAKSYWRILTPDGELHEIENFDLTPYPKLQQFVDYEISKSRAVERAPPHVELMRRLELADYEPGSDSGNMRYYPKGRLVKSLLENYVLDVATDFGAMEVETPIMYDMNHPTLKKYLDRFPARQYSIESDKRQMFLRFAACFGQFLINHDMTISYRNLPLRMIEMTRYSFRKEQRGELVGLRRLRAFTMPDMHSLCADMDQAVDQFKKQYDLCIDVLENIGIHIKDYEVAIRFTRDFYESNKELIVNMARTVDKPVLVEMWDTRFFYFVLKFEFNFVDALAKASALSTVQIDVENAERYDISYVNPDGKLERPTVLHCSPSGAIERCIYALLEKAAMETEEGKVPMLPVWLSPTQVRIVPVSEKHVAFAEEVAQKLDCRVDIDDRDLSIGKKVREAGREWVPYVVVIGDKEIEDGTINVTIRAESGQNKPTKVQITPEELNSRIKGEIAGKPYRKLALAKYLSVRPKFF
- a CDS encoding nitrous oxide reductase family maturation protein NosD; its protein translation is MPLTKIDTKIVFLLFVFAISTIFIFYSENNGKYPDNIPGNLSNNSTNANVHSGDLIQKKVSNARSGDTVIVYPGDSIQQKINSVNSCDTILVYPGLYQENLVVDKPLSIVSKQGKSADTVIQAANPEKDVFHITANNVTISGFNITGSRSKAGIYYTGSNSSITGNTLVYNKYGAFLKSSSDIVIRNNTVFQNEFGIYLRNSSKNTLENNEANNSSHYGIYIENSTENELNFNVVNSNSVYAVCLKNSNNNWLKNNNISNNELKVDVNGINLENSNSNKLISNYISNSWKGVNLTNSSDNELGKNRVSHNYFSISLQNSNGNKLLNNNIEMHPYTFSITLGNSQNNIIKGNTVGLNKETADMNKEIKVFYTPDSRNNTIEGEQYTDHGRGTAVYLE
- a CDS encoding O-methyltransferase produces the protein MFREISDLMKERMNYLELIDKEDRINGTPKSQRLRQIPPETGKFIALMLAASPDGIAMEIGTSAGYSSMWLALACRETNRKLITFEILEEKVKLACETFSKAGLEDIVELVHGDARYLINKYSGISFCFLDCDKDYYLDCYEAIIPKMVRGGILIADNAISHADTLKPFLDYVYNDPRVDALLIPLKNGELVCRKK